The Humulus lupulus chromosome 7, drHumLupu1.1, whole genome shotgun sequence region aaaataatacctacaattactaaaataccctcacaaaaattcaaaattagtCACAATATCCTTATATAATCAAATATGGTAATACTAATAAATTATTACACAAATATGGGAAAACAAATCccataaaaaaagtaaaaaaaaaacataaaataccatataaaatgtataaaaaaaataccatatttatcaaatttttgaaaattttacaaTGTAAAGTACTCTTATTCAATAATGAATGACTGTTGAGCTCATAGACTTAAGATCGTGGACTTGGTCTATTAGTGCTAGCTAATTTTAAACTTGGGCCTTATGGTCTATGGTCTCCAAACGCTGTGTGGGCTTTGAATTGGATCTTATTATGGGCCTGCTCGCACAAGGGCCGTGGTATTGAGCCCAAAATCATTTTTTGGTCACTACAACatgtacaagaatggtacatttTAGTATAATTTCACAAGTTTAGCAATGGGTTTAAAGTGCTCAAACGACGACGTATCTTCCAATTGGATTAGGCTTCTTTCCCGTAATTGTCAACGACAGAATAGCACTTACAAAAACATAATAAATCAAAGTATTTTCTGGGCTCGAAAATGCTTCAATTGCAGAATCAGAGAAAGAGTTCAGCTTGGCCGAGCTTAATTGCTCGTTGCTTCGTTTCATGTAACATGGTCTTGCTTACTCAATTTGCTCTTTCGTTGGTGCCTCGATACTTCTCTGCTTCCTCCTCTCTTCTACCTCAACTCTCACTCTCAGGtcctattttattttctattctcAACTTTACATGTTTGTTGAATTTTCATGGAAACTTGATACTAATTGTCTTTATATATCGTTTTAATATTCTATAACAGCTCTAGTGCTGCTGGTGGTAATGGGTTTGGGAGGATGGTTCCGAAGGCTTCTTGGTATTCATGCTTCAGCCCCAGCTTTTGTCTTCTTCAATATACTGTTCATTTGGTGTTTTTATGTCTTTATCATCCGAAAAGGTACTATTTCTTGATTGGTAAATTATTATGTATATGTAACTAGACTCTGTATTATATTAGTGTATAGATTAAGCTGATATTTCATTTGGGTATTGCAAATATTAAGATGTTTTACTGGTTAGTCATATTGTGCAAGCTTATGATCCCCATTTTTTGTTGCAGCTGTATCGCTTGTTATGGATATTGTGTTTAATGGAGAAGTTTCTATGCTCGTTTTTGGTCTGTGTAGGTTGTTAtacttgtttgtttgtttttttggtCAATAGGATATAAAATTATAGCCGCTATTATTTTCAGTACAGAAGGAAAAATTGGAACTACTAATGTAGATGTTCTTATTTGCAGTATCTTAAAGAGTGATCCTGGGGTGGTAAGGCATGCGCCTTCCTTGTCAGACAAACCAACAGAGGGCACAGTTTCTGAACTTAATAATCAGGACGAGGTTAGTAATTTGAACAGAGCTAATTCATATGCCATTGTAGGCTTGTAGAACCACTAATGACTTAATAATCAATGTGCAGGAATTGGAGCTTTCCACAAGTGGCTTAGGTCATGAATCGACTGAAGTAATCTTCTTTATTCCATTATAGTCTGAAGGAACACAGCAGCTCTGTTAATCAAAATTTAGTTCAGTCccttattttgttgtagtgaatgtTGAAGATAGAAAGTATGGGGTGACACATATACTCTTCAAGCTGATTTCGTATATACTGTTGAtgcaaaaattttaaaaaattctcaTCTATATCCAATATGAAATTTAGCTAAGTGCAtctgggtattttttttttaactttgtacAATTGAATGTTCTTTACTTAATTTTCTTTTAGGATTCCGTTTTGGGGAGGAGGGTGAGATACTGCAGTAGCTGCTCGGCATACATAAAAGGTTTTGACCATCATTGTCCTGCTTTTGGAAACTGCATAGGTAATGATAATGATGTTATGCTTAATGTTTCCCACATAATTGTTTTCATTAAGATTTTAAACTAGTCCAAAAATTGCATGATGCTACTATTTCCATTAAAGGTGGCCGTTAACTTCAATTTCTCAACGTTGAGTTTGTTTTTAAACCGTATTATACTTTGAACTGGTTTCATTTGCAGGTCAAAAGAATTATCTCCTTTTCATGGCTCTTTTGATTGGGTTCATTGTTACTGAAGCTTCATTTCTGGCATGCTCGTCTGAGTGTAAGTTCATGCTCTGTCATGACTGATTATATGTTCTAAACACATGCATATGTAGGAAGTATGGATATCGTTATCATTTTCCTTCAGAATCGATGAAAAACATACTGCTTGGAACATTTTTGTACCTTCTCTAAGCTATTGCACTCACATATCTATATTTTCAAGAATCAGAAGGCTCATTGAATTGACATAAGCTTTGATGACTGATCGATTGTGTTGCTGTTGAATTTTCAGACACTACGAAATTTAGAATTTCAAGAAGACATAGTTCAGAGGTATAAAGTGCACTGATTCAATTCTAGATCTTTTTCAGCATCAATCATCACTGCTTCCATGATTAATCTATTGTTATTCCATCCAATGAATAGACTATTCTCTCTGAAAGATTGGCTGTTAGCTCAAGGATCTTCGCTATTCTTCAATTGGTATGGCAGGTGCCGTTTTTGACGTGGCATGCATATTGCATATGTTTCAATATCAGAACTGATGAGTGGGTAAGTTGCTATGTGGTAGTCGAACACTTTCCTTTTCTCTAGTGATAGATCCTAGAATTTATTCTTGGTCGCTTGAAATGCAGATGCTAATAAGCAATGATCTTTTTGTTATTCCATTTTAGATAAATTGGAACAAGTATCCAGAATTCCAGTTAATTATGCAACACCAACCAGgtaaatttttcaatttttcaaagcaCTAATTTAACTTGGGCACAATTGTAGGTTATAATCATGTATCTGAAATATGCATccttacataaataaataaaatctccATCCAGGACATGGCTCTACTGAAGTGTGGTTTACAAATCCATATGATAGAGGCATTCTACAGAATGTGAAGGAATTTCTATCATCAAAAGGATGACGTTGCATCAAGTGCAGTACCAGTTTGTAGCTTTTTAATCTTGGTTAGAGTAAAGAAAGTTAGTATGTATATTTCAAAGTAATTCTTGGTTAGAGTAAAGAAAGAAAAGGGCATAGCCTTTTGATTTCCTTAAAGAAAATTAAACATTCATTAACTTAGAAACAAGTTGCACACACTTTTGATTACCCATCAGACTAACACAAAATAACTGTTACACACACGAACACAAGCACTGGGACATTATTTAAATTGACACAAAACATAAACCAGTGTGAGGAAACATCTTAGTGAGCCAAATGATCATCTCTAGCCAGTGATCTCAATAGGCTTGACCTCAGGCTTCTTCTCCTCCTCCTTAGGAATAGTAACAGTAAGCACACCATTCTCCAGGTTAGCTTTCACCTGATCCATCTTGGCGTTCTCTGGCAGCCTGAATCGGCGGTGGAACTTTCCGCTGCTGCGCTCAATGCGGTGCCACTTGTCATTCTTCTCCTCTTGCTCTTTGCTCCTCTCCCCACTTATCTGGAGGATTCTACCTTCCTCCACCTCAACTTTCACTTCTTCTTTCTTGAGGCCAGGGAGGTCAGCTTGGAAAACATGagcttccggggtctccttccaGTCAATTCTTGTGTTGGCAAATGCCAATGTTTCTCTTGCAGAAGAAGGCACCACAGCCCGTGCAGTGCTGAAGATGTCATCGAAGGGATCCCATATGTCTAGAGAGAGTGGATCAAACACATTGCTTCTTCGGCTCCCAAAAAAGCTGGGAATGAGAGACATTGTTTGAGAGAATTAAACTTAAAATGTATGATCTTGCTGAAAGAAAAGGCCGTAAATAGATGACTGAACAAGTTCGCTATGGATATTGGTGGAGTattaacacacacacacacactattTATAGTGATGAGAAGAGTGTTCTGGTTTGTTGGGGTATAATCAAAAAGGTAAAAGATAAGAAAGAGAGTTCTAGCGATTTCAAGATAAGCCCATCTCATCATGTCGTGATCTTGATGATACTATTAGTTTCGATCAAAAGCTTTTCTCCAATAAAGAAATGGCAATAGGTTGTCTTTTTTCCACAACGTTCTACTACCTTCTCCCGAACCTACATTATTATTACAACATAATAAAGGAAAATTATCGTAGATTAATCCTGAAGAAAGAGTATAATTTTCTTCTTATGTAGCCAATATGTATTAGATTCAAGGTTGGCTTATACGACATGCCTTCATAATTTTAGATTTCATGTTACTCGTGTTGTTTTACCAATAGGAAACAAAAGTTACTATAGTTATGAAGTTGCATTGTAGTCCATACGGGGAATAAATTCGACAACGTTTATGAAACGGCAGTAAGGACACCAATAAGGACAGACAGTAtcttaataaatactaaaaaaatggGTTAATTTCACTTATAGTGTGAAGGTATTTTGCCCACTTAGTAATTACTTtccatttatatatattattgaaaGAATAGAAATTAAAAATATTCTATATATTGTTAAAAGAACATGCTAGTCATGTGGCTAATATGTGTGCAAAAGAAGTTGCTTTATTTTTAGAGATATCGAAACGCTCATATCACTAAAAGGCAAAGTTGagcaaaaggtcctacaagaagagGAAAAGATGCAAAGACTCGGGCCTCTGAAGAAGAACGAACGATGTAACAAAGCAAGAGAAAGTCGGTTATAATTGAGCGGGAAAAATGAACTTTGAGCGGACACATGGACCAATGACAACAACTCATTCCAAaccttctttttgttttttttttactataaatagtTGACTTTTATCATAGATAGGGGAGTCTTTTCGAAGTCTTTGCTATACATTTATTCTGTCAAGTATAGAGAAAAAAAGATCTGACTTAAACATCAGAGAGTTTTCTTGTAGGTACCCACCATTTATTTTTGACAAAGTTTGGTTACAGGAAGAGCATATCTCAAAAGTTGATTTAGTCAACAAGGAGTTCAAAACAGAACATAGTAAAGACTGAGAAAGATCATGAATCGTAGTTTCTATTTTGGGAAGCATATATTGCTCGAAGGATTTGATCCGAACATATAGTATGTTAGAATTAAACTTTCTCTtttcaatttgaatttgatttgagaaatttatttttattatgcttttttaaaaaaaatatatggtgaATTATCTATTGTTATTGAGCTCAGGTCTTAAACTCTAGTCTTGAGTTAGTTCTAAGCTCGAGATCATCGAGTTAGGCCTATTCTCCAACCTCAAGGTTATGAGGCACAAATTCAGGAGGATTTGGTATCAGTTTGATATTTGCCCAGTAGTCTTCAATGTGGGGATGATAAAGTGAAACAAAAAATTTGGTGCAATAAACATGTAGCAAATAGTGAGTATTAATGGGATTGAAAGAGTAAATGTAAAGAGAGGTGGTAATTATAGAGATGAATAGAGTTTTGACAacaatattaattgtaaataaATAAGGTAGTTCAACTTCTTTATACAGAGGATAGAAGCTCTATGTTGGATAATATTAGGCATATACAGGTAAATCTTAGGCTGTTGACTAGATCGAGCATGGATTTTCAATAGTTGTAGGTATTTTAACTTATGGAGGCTAGCCAAGTAGGGGTGCATCGAATGCAATACTATCATTTTAGTTATAATTGATCCAACCAAATTAGTTACGGGATGATGGATTTTATAAACTGATCTAAGAGCACTCACAATGGGTGCTCCACTCCATCTTTTAAAATACCTcattaaaacacacatttttttattttacttttaatttttacattataccatacatcagtttctctatatatttatctacatcatttaaatattatatctttaaatatattttattacttaaagtaaaataaaataattgaaaaagaaaaaagaaataataaatatatactaaatggagagagaaaacttataaagaaaaataataatattaaaatattatataaatgatatgtaaatgttatgtaaatgtatatatggattaattggagtttgtgcataactattataaatatatgtataaaagagctgatggaagatgtttttatgagttttagctaaatattatagagaaaatgtattataaaatatattacaaaaacatacaattttataatttatcccaaacttttacattataccatacatctgcttctctattttttctctacatcatttatatattatattttttaaaatattttattcattttaagatataaaataattaaatataatagtatcacactcacatatatacaaaagtttataaaaaaaaataataaaatatttatacctTGATGAATAATATTTTACTACATATAGAGATAtattattcatttaggtaaaaaaatataactttacatcacccATTGGAAGACTACTTAAccattttttctttatattataaagaataacacATTTTAGCTCATCCATTGGAAGTGCTCTAATGCAATTCAATTATCTATTAGATTGAATCAGTTTGACTTTAAGTTGAGTTAAATATAAACTAAAATAAATGTATTAAAGACGAGATATAAATAAAATAGGAATTGTAAACAAGTTGGTagaagaagattattaaggtattagaatccacaaaacataaatttaataatattaaaagtatatTGATTCCTAAGTTTTATTGATACTAGAAATGAATCATGTTGTTTAAATTCCCTTATAAGCTGCACTCATCTTAACAAAATTACAATCAGAGTATAAACAGAGAGGAGGACATTAAAGCTTACAGCGTGGCAACATTTACAACAAACTCATAAACAAAACAACACAACAGCCTTAACGGAATCTCATCAGATCTAACAAACTCCTTACAGGCATGAATCACTACAGAAAATCTATAAATAAGAAATTATTCAGAGAATACCAATCCATGAAGTAATCCAGATCTTAGAGAGAGAAGCTATGTTTTTCTGTAGAGCGTTTTTAgatcttgagagagagagagtatactCGTGAGGTGTTCatgtaaagaaaagaaagagtgtCAGATTGAGAGAAATATCCAGAAACTAAGAAACAAAAGCGAGAAAGAGAGTTATTTGAGGCTTACCACTCGATTTGTGGCTTGGATCCTCCATTGCTGTAACTGAAACTCTGATTGAATAGTGAAAAGGTTGAGCTGAATCCCTAAGGCGAGCTCAACGAAGAAGTAGTCCCTTTTAGGGCGAACCTTGATAAATCACTGTGTTTGAATTTCTGTTTTCCCTGCTTACTATCTTCTATAATCTCTGAGTTTTATTCTTCTCTGTATGTGCATAAACATTTGCCCTAACTTTTTGCCCTATGTTCTAAGTGTTACAGAAAGAAAGCTCTCGTATCTTCTGAGTTAGTCTTAGGGATATATATTGGTTTTAGGGTTGAGTTTTTGTATCAATATTGACAGAGTATTGTGGAATTTTCTGGGCCATTTGTTTTTTGTATGAAAGGACTATACTAACCTTTGTGCGTTATATTGTCTTAATGAACTGGTGTAGGGTTATTAGGGTAAAAATCcaacagtggtatcagagccaggttcgaCAAGAGGATTCAGGTCACAAAATTGATCAAGAAAACAAGCAAGACTGGAGGACGTTGACCCTCTAGGGGAGATACTCGATACAGAAGACTTTGTGGATGTTCCTTTGAACGATCCAGCTaaaaacactacaagaaaaaatgtttttaataacaccgaaaatgtgttatcaaaacatacgataacactttctgatgtgttaagaccgactatgttatcgtaggttagggtactttacataacactttatcagtgttatacagatgtgttattgtattgtcaacgataacacaatttctgtgttattttaatatatagaaaagtgttgaattatgttatttatagtcaattatataacactttttttgtgttatactacactttagtatgacacgtgttatattagcttagagaaacataatctttttttacttacacaaaactaggaaaacaaatatgaaagttgaagccaaataaggtaacataaataaatttttattaattactcaaatgtaattacaatatttagtctactagtctaggcttaagaaatcatattacaacataatttatgcccaattcagattcctttatcactaaatacaaaacaagaaatgtatacaaaaattagtgaaatacattcttccattctttgCATCAATATCTCGATGGCTTTGCAGTTTCTTTGAAAGTGTTATGCTTCAAAAACAGGTCAGTAAATGCCACCCTCAAGTTCTTAACCTCTCTATCTAATTCACTTGGTGTCCTTTGCCTGCAAGATCCTAGAAAATGGAGTAGGATCCACCAAAACTGAGATAAGTCTACAGATCAGTGCTTGAAgtatcatacaaaaataaaactgtAAAACCCACATAGCTCTTACCATTTTCTGAAAGTTTTTTCAAGACTACAGTATGTATTCCATCTTTTAGATACCACAAATTGTCAACAGCATCAACTAAATTACTTGTAACTAAACTATACTAAATTTCTTTGACTAGAATGATAGTAAATGTAGAAGCAAATATTACATCCTTATGTTAATAAAACAGATCTAATGATCCACAGCACAAAAACCAATTGttatcttaaaaaataaaaaccaattgttatccacaacttaaaatacaacaaaaaaaatttagtCTCATAAGAAAAAGCATTCACTGCCCAAAATAGAGGCAGAGATTAGCTAACTTGTGTATATTTCAAAGCATCTATTCAAACCAATCACATCACAAGGCATATGGAATAAACACCACAAGGCAAAACCagaaaactaaaaataactaggaaGCAGCCAATATGGAATAAACACCACAAGGCAAAGCTTTACAACCTTAATTAACTATCAGAATACCTTCAAGACAGACTGCTTTTTAGCTTTCTGAATGTGAATATTGGCAAGGAGAAGAATTAGATGTTCCCTCTGGTTGGCAACATTGTCTTCCTGGTTAGAAAACACATTATGAAAATTCAGAGAAGCATCAAAATATGAGCAATGCAGAAGAAAGAGCACATAGTCCAACCATGGAAAACAGAAATCAGAAGTACTTGGCAAAAATGGCCTGAATGGACAAGTAAAGTCATATCTCAACCTTTTTCTAGAGATTGTCTAGTCAGAAGCTATCTCCTTTAACatctatttttttaagaaaaaaaacctCAGAGCCATAGATAGTTTTCCAAACCATGAAATAGTCTTAGGAAGGGTACAATAATCAAATTTAGAGCACCATAACACTAGCTGCGAAAACTATTGTTAACTAGACATTTTTTGCCTTTGAAAAAGAGAGtaatgaaaaaatattattttgtcagTTAGGGACAAGTAAAGACAGCCATCTAATAGCAACAATGAAATAACAAAAGAACCATATTTTGCTCTCAGAACTGCAATATGAGTTTTGCTCAATACACCAGAGCATACATTTAGTTCAAATATTGTTAGATATTAGATGTTTCATGACAGCCATATATGTGATAATCAGGAAAACCCCACTCTGAACTTTGTCACAGTTGTCTCaaacaaaatgaagaaaaatttatATAAGTTTCATGCAAGTCAATACctgaaatcaagaatttcaacatCTAGGAGTAATTATACACAATTATGTTAGGAAAAGAGATGCTTACCGCCCATGTAAAAAGAAGGCTGACTTTTGCCCTTTCCTTTCCTGTGTTCACCAACTGAAAACAGACAGTCTACTAAGTAACTTTCTAACAACAATATCAAATTCGTAAATTTATGACTAAAATATCATATTCTAGATCATGCTGAAATATTCACATACTTATTTAAGTCACACTTGTAtagaatttaaaaattaataacaaaatcaATTCACACAGAAGAAAATACAAGGAATGATATTCAGCATATAATCACACCGAACAACATACATGAGCAGGGgaattaatttcaataataaagAAGGGCAGGAAGAAGCGTCATCTTTTTAAAAACTGTAATCAAAGGACTCATTTAACAATATACCCAAGTAGTAACCTGATACTCGTTTCTCTACTTATGCTTGACATAAACAACTCAGCAGAAATTTTAAGCAACTTACTGATTGTTCAACATGGATCCAATTGTTCAACATGGATCTAATTCATCTGCCATTGATCCCATTTTCTGCATGAAGAAGTAAGCAATCCAATTCATGAATCAAGCTTTTGAAACTCATGAAACAACTTCAGTTACTAGTTCAGATCACATCAAACAAATTAGTTTCAAACACTACTATAAATAAGTAAGCAatccaattcaccaacatgcattacTCTTTATGCATACTGTATGATATTGTATCTTAATGGTGAGCTTCATAAGAATCAACTATATGTTCAATATAATTTGACTAGCAAGTTTGAACTCAATTACCTATACTATATGCCTTTGAGACAAAGAAAGTATTCCAACCAAGCGATAGTACAGAAACTTGAAAATGAAGCCAATACTTTGGAGCTTGGTTTGGTGATTGTCCCAAGTAAGCTTGTGCATAGAACTTTCTCAAGTTCTTTGTAACATTGTCTAAACTTAAATACTGTGCCTTAATTCTAGTGTTCTTTTGACCTGAGTCAGTAAAAAATGCATCTAACTCGGTGTCAATAACAAAGGTTCACAAGAAACAGAAAATGAGACATGACAAGCAAATTTCTTAAGCTAAAAAGTACAGGGAATCCATGATTTTCTGTTTacatgaaagaaaaaaaacactaAAACACATGTATTTCTACTCCAAGCAATATGATCCAATTTTCAACTTCTTGCTACAACTTAGTAACTCTCCATTAAATCTATAATTCCTCCCTTTTTCTCTATACTtgatcaataatcatgtaattcTTTTACTGAACCTTGGAAGACATTTCTTATGCAGCCTAGGATTTGATTTTGAAACTAAAAGACAAACAATCATTCATTTATAAGCTATTTTGGTTgtacaaattttaaatttaatttcccTTAAAACCAAATAGATTATTAGATAGATATGCATGAACCTCAGATGAGATGAACCTCATAAGTTGAAAATGAAATTGCTATACAGAAACATCACCATCACCAGTAAACTCAAAACCAGAGAGTACATGATCACCCAAAGACTATGTTTAGTAAAAGGGTTGGAAAAAGACAAGCTTCAGGTCCACAAAAGCACTACTCCTCAAACAAGCCATAACTTGCTAACACTGTCATAGACCCATTACAATTTTCTAGGCCAAATTTACTGTCCATATTAATACTAGTCATAAGAATATCAAATTAAAATAGCATAGAAAGTAAGTTTTTAGGAACTACCAACGCAAAAATTTCTACAGATTCCTTAATTGATTACAAAATAACTACAGCTCTTCTCTCCAATTGAAGAAAAGTATACCTCTCTTTCTCTATAtatacacaatatatatatatgtgtatatatttatacaaGAAAGCCTCTCCGAGACAAAATAGTAGGAATTACTATCATTAAACATAGAGGAAGTATATAAGTGGTATATACTTTCCCCCTCTCCTTTCTTACAAAGCTCATTATATCTCATCTCATGCAAGAAATTGTTGTCTTAGCCTAGAAATATATAGCTCACCTTCTAAAATTGAATACTTCATTAAACAAAAGGGCTCATATAGCATATTCTATCTGTCCAAGCTCATAATGTATATACAGTTTCTTTGCATCATTTTATCATGCACTTGTGGGGCATTGACCATTAGTTAAAGAGTAACATAGACCACAGTTACCTTACACTACCTTGAacctcaatacaaacaaacattcCAAAATCTAACCCAGAACTTTTTCAAAGAAGCAAAAGACAAGAGATATAAGGCAAGAAAACCTACCTCTGAAACCAGAGCAGAGGAGACCGACGGCAGATTAGCGGCGGCATGCAGCTTCAACAGTAGTTCGGGTGCCTTGGGTTCAATATCACTGTAATGTTCAAAAGATAAGAAATTCGGGTAAGAATAAACAACACTTATATTTTATCCTCGCAATTCCATCA contains the following coding sequences:
- the LOC133791065 gene encoding 16.9 kDa class I heat shock protein 1-like encodes the protein MSLIPSFFGSRRSNVFDPLSLDIWDPFDDIFSTARAVVPSSARETLAFANTRIDWKETPEAHVFQADLPGLKKEEVKVEVEEGRILQISGERSKEQEEKNDKWHRIERSSGKFHRRFRLPENAKMDQVKANLENGVLTVTIPKEEEKKPEVKPIEITG
- the LOC133791064 gene encoding uncharacterized protein LOC133791064; translated protein: MLQLQNQRKSSAWPSLIARCFVSCNMVLLTQFALSLVPRYFSASSSLLPQLSLSALVLLVVMGLGGWFRRLLGIHASAPAFVFFNILFIWCFYVFIIRKAVSLVMDIVFNGEVSMLVFGLCSILKSDPGVVRHAPSLSDKPTEGTVSELNNQDEELELSTSGLGHESTEDSVLGRRVRYCSSCSAYIKGFDHHCPAFGNCIGQKNYLLFMALLIGFIVTEASFLACSSEYTTKFRISRRHSSETILSERLAVSSRIFAILQLVWQVPFLTWHAYCICFNIRTDEWINWNKYPEFQLIMQHQPGHGSTEVWFTNPYDRGILQNVKEFLSSKG